The following proteins are encoded in a genomic region of Spirosoma sp. SC4-14:
- the fdhD gene encoding formate dehydrogenase accessory sulfurtransferase FdhD produces the protein MPLVAPISIQKITGDSLTESPDLLAVEEPLEIRLGFGPIDDRQQRSIAVTMRTPGHDEELAMGFLFTEGIIHKPADIISCRHCIQDSTKEGNVIRVELSPEVDVDWLRLNRNTFTSSSCGLCGKTTIDAVMALTPGSVSSAFSIDPSVIHSIPEQVRAVQQAFAHTGGIHAAGLFDTNGSLLLVREDIGRHNALDKLIGAAFWKGWLPLAQYGIFLSGRIGVELVQKSWMAGVPLLAAVGAPSSLAVQMAQEATITLAGFVRDGRFNLYTQPDRVKLSMVAER, from the coding sequence ATGCCGCTCGTTGCCCCCATTTCGATACAGAAAATTACTGGTGATAGCCTGACCGAATCACCCGATTTGCTGGCCGTTGAAGAACCGCTTGAAATCCGGCTCGGATTTGGGCCGATTGATGACCGCCAACAGCGTAGCATTGCCGTAACTATGCGCACGCCCGGCCACGATGAAGAACTGGCAATGGGCTTTCTCTTCACTGAAGGCATTATTCATAAGCCTGCCGATATTATTTCCTGCCGTCATTGCATACAGGATTCAACAAAAGAAGGCAACGTAATTCGGGTCGAACTAAGCCCTGAGGTCGACGTTGACTGGTTGCGGCTGAACCGGAATACATTTACCTCGTCGAGTTGTGGGTTATGTGGCAAAACCACGATCGATGCAGTGATGGCGCTTACGCCAGGTTCGGTTTCTTCGGCTTTTTCAATCGATCCATCCGTTATCCACTCCATTCCCGAACAGGTCCGGGCCGTTCAGCAAGCGTTTGCTCATACAGGAGGGATTCATGCTGCTGGCCTATTCGACACCAATGGTTCACTACTACTCGTCCGGGAAGATATCGGTCGTCATAATGCACTCGACAAACTCATTGGAGCCGCGTTCTGGAAAGGGTGGTTACCACTAGCGCAATACGGTATTTTTCTGAGTGGTCGCATTGGCGTCGAGCTCGTTCAGAAAAGCTGGATGGCGGGCGTTCCACTACTGGCTGCCGTGGGTGCCCCATCGAGTCTGGCTGTTCAGATGGCGCAGGAAGCCACCATTACCCTGGCCGGCTTTGTGCGGGACGGCCGGTTCAACCTCTATACGCAACCCGACCGGGTCAAGCTTTCGATGGTGGCAGAACGTTAG
- a CDS encoding c-type cytochrome yields MKKAKKILKRIGLGLGTGLLLIGGFCAYVALTPPRSYDPPVTPDIHVDITEARIQRGEAIAHLQCLTCHADNHNRLTGKRLDDIPAMFGKVYSRNITQDKEKGIGNWTDGQLIYFLRTGLRPDGTTVFMPQYGLMADEDIKSVIAWLRSDRFPVQPSQTEAPPSEYSFVAKMLSWTIMKPGTYPEQPIPLPDSTNTVAMGRYLSTAVADCYGCHSADYLDLDGKNPERTKGYFGGGSKFADESGKPILSANITFDETTGIGKKYTKEQFIRTIKTGVRPDGSVLHYPMMPRPSMTDAEVAAIYEYLKTVPRLNNNIAQKQTDSELAEK; encoded by the coding sequence GTGAAGAAAGCTAAAAAGATCCTGAAACGCATCGGTCTGGGATTAGGCACAGGCCTCCTGCTGATTGGTGGTTTCTGCGCATACGTTGCCCTTACGCCACCCCGCTCTTACGATCCACCCGTTACGCCCGACATCCATGTCGACATCACCGAAGCTCGCATCCAACGTGGCGAAGCCATTGCCCATCTGCAATGCCTAACCTGCCATGCCGACAACCATAACCGTTTGACCGGAAAGCGGCTGGACGATATACCTGCCATGTTCGGCAAGGTCTATTCGCGCAACATCACGCAGGATAAAGAAAAGGGCATTGGCAACTGGACCGACGGGCAGCTCATCTACTTTCTGCGTACGGGTCTGCGTCCCGATGGCACAACTGTCTTTATGCCGCAATATGGCTTGATGGCCGATGAGGACATAAAATCGGTGATTGCCTGGCTGCGGTCGGATCGTTTTCCGGTTCAGCCGTCTCAAACGGAAGCTCCTCCATCGGAGTATAGTTTCGTAGCCAAAATGCTATCCTGGACCATTATGAAACCCGGTACTTATCCCGAACAACCCATCCCATTGCCCGATAGCACCAATACCGTAGCGATGGGTCGTTATCTTTCAACGGCAGTTGCCGACTGTTACGGCTGCCACTCAGCCGATTATCTGGATCTGGACGGTAAGAATCCCGAACGAACAAAAGGCTATTTTGGCGGAGGCAGTAAGTTTGCCGACGAGTCGGGCAAACCGATTTTATCGGCCAATATTACGTTCGATGAAACCACCGGGATTGGCAAAAAATACACGAAAGAGCAATTTATCCGCACGATCAAAACCGGTGTCCGGCCCGATGGCAGCGTACTACACTACCCGATGATGCCCCGGCCATCGATGACCGATGCTGAAGTGGCGGCCATTTACGAATACCTAAAAACGGTACCCCGGCTTAACAACAACATCGCCCAGAAGCAGACCGATAGTGAACTGGCCGAAAAGTGA
- a CDS encoding diacylglycerol kinase family protein → MIFLFAINPVSGGKAKTDWETGIQNHFANSPHRAELFYLDGKTDKITFPRKLNELKPDRVVAVGGDGTIKFVAEQLLGTGLPLGVLPAGSANGMARELGIPPDVEGSLNVLTNGVLKSTDLISVNDKICLHLADIGLNAQLVRHYQQNNLRGKLGYLRGVINVLQKRRLLRVDINRGEDCIPRAAFMIVLANARMYGTGAVINPDGDPFDGQFEVVIFRRLSFWEILKLFWLYKPFDPKKIEILPATSVTIETHRRAFFQIDGEYEGQVMKLKADIQPGALTLIVPGEA, encoded by the coding sequence TTGATCTTTTTATTTGCGATAAATCCGGTTTCGGGCGGAAAGGCCAAAACCGACTGGGAAACCGGAATACAGAACCATTTCGCTAATTCACCACACAGGGCCGAGTTATTCTACCTCGACGGCAAAACCGATAAAATAACATTCCCCCGAAAGCTGAACGAACTAAAACCCGACCGGGTTGTGGCGGTTGGGGGCGATGGTACCATAAAATTTGTGGCAGAGCAGTTGTTAGGAACCGGTTTGCCGCTGGGCGTGCTGCCCGCTGGATCGGCCAATGGCATGGCCCGCGAGTTAGGCATTCCGCCCGACGTAGAAGGTAGTCTGAACGTGCTGACGAATGGGGTACTCAAGTCAACTGATCTTATTTCGGTAAACGATAAAATCTGCCTGCATCTGGCAGATATTGGCCTGAATGCCCAGTTAGTCCGGCATTATCAGCAAAATAATCTGCGTGGTAAACTCGGCTATCTGCGGGGCGTAATTAACGTATTGCAGAAACGGCGATTGCTGCGGGTTGACATAAACAGGGGAGAAGACTGCATACCAAGAGCTGCCTTTATGATTGTGCTGGCCAATGCACGGATGTATGGCACTGGCGCCGTGATCAACCCCGATGGCGACCCATTTGACGGACAGTTTGAAGTCGTAATCTTTCGGCGTCTGTCGTTCTGGGAAATTCTGAAATTGTTCTGGCTCTATAAACCATTTGACCCTAAAAAGATCGAAATTTTGCCCGCTACGTCAGTTACCATCGAAACCCATCGCCGAGCCTTTTTTCAGATCGACGGTGAATATGAAGGGCAGGTAATGAAACTAAAAGCCGATATTCAACCCGGTGCGTTGACACTGATTGTTCCGGGCGAAGCATAG
- a CDS encoding phosphatase domain-containing protein: protein MNSEQHLSLKGKLTNYVLKQLRLTNQPLVKVYRGFGNDQRITVHGHAFRRSALPRKNYRNKPLVNLLAVIRLFLAIPYPKVTIRVLFNELVMETQTDADGYFRVDLPLPKPLSPGWHPVKAELISQTLMPEKILAEGEGLVLIPNTTPFICVSDIDDTFLVSHSATITKRLRVLLTQNAHSRDPFEGVVAHYRLLAEAVSGPGATNPFFYVSSSEWNLYDYILEFSRKNGLPDGIYLLSQLKQLSQVLQTGKTKHLTKFERIVRIMETYSDQQFILLGDDSQQDPPIYESIVRHFRQQVRCVYIRRIRPKKQHQTQSLVEAIEAMGVSCCYFANSAEAHQHSLRIGLVAS, encoded by the coding sequence ATGAACAGTGAACAACACTTAAGCCTGAAAGGGAAGCTGACGAACTATGTATTAAAACAACTTCGACTTACCAATCAGCCGCTTGTGAAGGTATACCGTGGCTTTGGCAACGATCAGCGAATAACAGTCCACGGCCATGCTTTCCGCCGGAGTGCACTCCCCCGTAAGAACTACCGGAACAAGCCTTTGGTTAACCTTTTGGCCGTTATTCGGTTGTTTTTAGCCATTCCTTACCCAAAGGTCACAATCAGGGTTCTCTTTAACGAACTGGTTATGGAGACCCAGACCGATGCCGATGGGTATTTTCGGGTCGACCTGCCATTGCCAAAGCCACTGTCACCCGGCTGGCACCCTGTTAAAGCGGAGCTGATTTCGCAAACCCTCATGCCCGAAAAAATACTGGCAGAAGGCGAAGGACTCGTACTGATTCCGAATACCACGCCATTCATCTGCGTTTCCGACATCGATGATACCTTCTTAGTTTCTCATTCGGCCACAATAACCAAACGATTGCGGGTTCTGTTGACCCAAAATGCTCATAGCCGCGATCCGTTTGAAGGCGTAGTTGCCCATTATCGGCTACTGGCCGAAGCTGTTAGTGGGCCAGGAGCAACCAATCCATTTTTCTACGTATCGAGTAGTGAGTGGAATCTGTATGATTACATTCTGGAATTTTCCCGAAAAAATGGTCTACCCGATGGCATTTATCTTCTGAGCCAGCTCAAGCAATTGTCGCAGGTCCTACAAACCGGCAAAACCAAACACCTAACCAAATTTGAACGGATTGTACGGATCATGGAAACCTACTCCGATCAGCAATTTATTCTACTGGGCGACGATTCGCAGCAGGACCCACCCATCTATGAGTCGATTGTGAGGCATTTTCGGCAGCAGGTTCGTTGTGTGTATATCCGGCGCATTCGTCCTAAAAAGCAGCACCAAACCCAGTCCCTGGTCGAAGCCATTGAAGCAATGGGCGTGTCGTGCTGTTATTTTGCCAATAGTGCGGAAGCCCATCAGCACTCACTCCGAATTGGGCTCGTGGCATCCTGA
- a CDS encoding TonB-dependent receptor — MKPFLWVVMLVLPLNIAYSQPLTQTIKGKIQDAQSGSGLPGATVLLLNGTPTKGAVSNSDGEFALTQIPVGRQTLKITYIGYREQIVPNVLVTSGKEVVLTVSLQEEVIQGQEVVVKAKRDNGLLNNEFATLSARTFNVEQTRRFAGGRNDPARMAANFAGVVSNNDARNDIVIRGNSPLGLLWRLEGLDIPNPSHYGGLSATGGPVTILNNNTLAKSDFLTGAFPAMYGNATSGVFDLQLRSGNSSKREYTGQIGFNGFELGAEGPLAKGKKATFLINYRYSVLAAVKKLGLNFGTGSAIPYYQDMTFKLDVPTGRPGNRFTFFGIGGKSSIDLLADPKDTTNFYNNGTTNDYNETSMGVLGTGYTHYLNDRTYLKFSLAASGSTYAVKDDTLNTESQPFAHYRDHSSQGRLTGLVQFNQKLSARHTLAAGVYLHRLAYTYADSVFYQLRVWKPLHAETGSTGLMQTYVQWQFRPSNRLTLNTGLHGSFFMLNHACAIEPRLGVRYDVAPRQTVAFSVGMHSQLQPLQLYFQKTRLSDTQFIETNRNLSFTRSLQTVAGYETILGEAIRFKAETYYQYLYKVPVQQQPSTQSALNFGAGSSSSELDSLVNSGVGRNYGLELTLERQFSGGYYFLSTVSVYDSKYRGSDNLWRNTAFNGHYVANLLAGREFRLSEKNALSVDTRISLAGGRYYTPINLAASIQKGEAVYDDTQAFSQRMSDYFRTDIKLTYRHNGHRITQEWFVDFQNVTNARNIYTQVYDARSQRVRTQYQLGFYPNFNWRIEF; from the coding sequence ATGAAGCCATTTTTATGGGTCGTTATGCTGGTTCTTCCACTGAACATAGCGTATAGTCAGCCACTCACCCAAACCATCAAAGGAAAAATTCAGGATGCTCAGTCGGGTAGCGGTTTGCCCGGAGCTACCGTTCTATTGCTGAATGGAACACCTACAAAAGGAGCCGTATCGAATTCAGATGGCGAGTTCGCACTTACACAGATTCCGGTTGGCCGTCAGACATTAAAGATTACGTATATCGGCTATCGTGAACAGATTGTTCCGAATGTACTGGTCACTTCAGGCAAAGAAGTTGTCCTGACAGTCAGCCTTCAGGAAGAGGTGATTCAGGGGCAGGAAGTCGTCGTAAAAGCCAAACGCGACAACGGCCTGCTCAATAACGAATTCGCTACTCTCAGTGCCCGAACATTCAATGTGGAGCAAACGCGCCGATTTGCCGGTGGTCGTAACGATCCGGCCCGCATGGCCGCCAATTTTGCGGGTGTAGTCAGTAACAACGATGCCCGTAACGACATTGTGATTCGGGGAAATTCGCCACTGGGCTTACTCTGGCGACTCGAAGGTCTCGATATCCCAAACCCCAGCCATTATGGTGGACTAAGTGCCACGGGAGGCCCCGTAACGATTCTGAACAACAACACACTGGCCAAATCGGACTTTCTGACGGGTGCTTTCCCGGCCATGTATGGCAATGCAACCAGTGGCGTTTTCGACCTTCAGCTACGGTCGGGTAATTCGTCGAAACGCGAATATACGGGGCAGATTGGCTTTAATGGCTTCGAACTGGGGGCCGAAGGACCACTGGCTAAAGGGAAAAAAGCTACGTTTCTGATCAACTATCGGTATTCGGTACTGGCGGCTGTTAAAAAACTCGGTCTAAACTTCGGTACGGGCTCGGCCATTCCTTATTATCAGGACATGACCTTTAAACTCGATGTGCCGACCGGCCGCCCCGGCAACCGGTTTACCTTTTTCGGCATTGGCGGCAAAAGCAGTATCGACCTGCTTGCCGATCCGAAAGACACCACCAATTTTTATAACAACGGCACTACCAACGACTATAACGAAACCAGTATGGGCGTGCTCGGAACCGGCTACACGCATTACCTCAACGACCGAACCTATCTGAAGTTTTCGCTAGCCGCGTCGGGAAGTACGTATGCCGTAAAAGACGATACACTAAATACCGAATCGCAGCCGTTTGCCCACTACCGCGATCACTCCAGCCAGGGTCGGCTGACGGGGCTGGTGCAGTTCAATCAGAAACTAAGCGCACGGCATACGCTGGCAGCGGGTGTTTACCTGCACCGATTGGCCTATACCTATGCCGACAGTGTGTTTTATCAGCTACGCGTCTGGAAACCACTTCATGCCGAAACCGGGAGCACGGGTTTAATGCAGACGTATGTTCAGTGGCAGTTTCGCCCTTCTAATCGGTTAACCCTAAATACCGGCTTGCATGGAAGTTTCTTTATGCTTAACCACGCGTGTGCCATTGAGCCTCGTCTGGGTGTGCGTTACGATGTAGCCCCTCGCCAGACCGTGGCCTTCAGTGTGGGTATGCACAGTCAGTTGCAACCGCTTCAGCTATATTTTCAGAAGACGCGCCTGTCGGATACGCAGTTCATCGAAACCAACCGAAATCTATCGTTCACACGTAGTCTGCAAACGGTGGCTGGCTACGAAACAATCCTTGGCGAAGCCATTCGATTCAAAGCCGAAACCTATTACCAATATCTTTATAAGGTGCCGGTCCAACAACAACCATCCACTCAGTCGGCACTTAATTTTGGGGCGGGGTCTAGCTCTTCAGAACTCGACAGCCTGGTCAATTCGGGAGTAGGCCGCAACTACGGTCTGGAGCTAACCCTCGAACGCCAATTCTCCGGCGGCTATTATTTCCTGAGCACGGTGTCGGTCTATGATTCAAAATATCGGGGCAGCGACAACCTATGGCGCAATACCGCTTTCAACGGACATTATGTAGCCAATCTGCTGGCAGGGCGGGAGTTTCGGCTAAGCGAGAAAAACGCCCTTTCGGTCGATACCCGCATCAGTCTGGCCGGTGGCCGTTATTACACCCCAATCAATCTGGCAGCATCTATTCAGAAAGGCGAAGCGGTTTACGACGACACCCAGGCGTTTTCGCAGCGAATGAGCGATTACTTCCGAACTGACATCAAGCTGACCTACCGGCACAATGGCCACCGGATCACGCAGGAATGGTTTGTCGATTTCCAGAATGTAACGAACGCCCGCAACATTTACACGCAGGTGTATGACGCCCGGTCGCAACGGGTTCGGACGCAGTATCAGTTAGGCTTCTACCCCAATTTCAACTGGCGTATTGAGTTTTAG
- a CDS encoding histidine kinase — translation MFEGNPLSNDHFRAQFTALKEQISPHFLFNSLSVLSSLVRKDPDLSERFIDHLARVYRYLLEHRDDEHITLATELDFARSFAFLQEVRFVRKFRVQFPDLSAIAAYTLLPFTLQLLIENAIRHNRMSASEPLVITIAVENDQYLRVSNNRQLRTQPDTLTSGQTSRSLASIRQRYAMLTGLPVLVDDADDNFFTVRIPLLKATR, via the coding sequence ATGTTTGAAGGGAACCCACTGTCGAATGATCATTTCCGGGCCCAGTTTACGGCCTTAAAAGAACAGATAAGCCCTCATTTTCTGTTCAATAGCTTAAGTGTGCTTTCATCGCTGGTTCGAAAAGACCCCGATCTGTCGGAGCGGTTCATCGATCACCTGGCCCGTGTCTATCGTTATTTGCTCGAACACCGCGACGACGAACACATCACCCTGGCGACTGAACTGGATTTTGCCCGCTCATTTGCCTTTTTGCAGGAGGTCCGATTTGTCCGTAAGTTTCGGGTACAATTTCCCGATCTGTCGGCCATTGCTGCGTATACACTGTTGCCGTTTACCTTACAGTTATTAATCGAAAACGCCATTCGACATAACCGTATGTCGGCCAGCGAACCGCTGGTTATTACAATAGCCGTAGAAAACGACCAGTATCTGCGCGTTTCGAACAACCGACAGCTCCGAACCCAGCCCGACACGCTAACCAGTGGACAAACCAGTAGAAGTCTGGCCAGCATTCGTCAGCGCTATGCTATGCTCACGGGGTTGCCCGTATTGGTCGATGACGCCGACGACAATTTTTTTACGGTACGGATTCCGTTACTTAAAGCCACCCGCTGA
- a CDS encoding PAS domain-containing sensor histidine kinase: protein MNEHTSSTIHKPVESALESQLGIFRALIEHSSDVIIISDENGIERYISPSITNVLGYQPEELLSQSQYLLHHPDDRDRVRDIFFGFVKSQSKTPISFTWRFLHKDGSWRWIEATASNQLDNPLIQGIILNFRDISERKALEARIERDSIRFRAIMDAIQDQIQIFDANGKLLFANKIPDYLGNSPEQINERDGLLWFVHEDDRERVILEFTQLLTGEATEVLTQYRVSNPLGAPRYVETFASNQLANEAIGGILANVRDITERKEFEEALRLAKEKAEADALEIERSNLEIRLRNRDLKKLNDEKNELLQIVSHDLKNPLYNLQHEVKGILTSPAEAILHAQRALACADKMLTLINNFLSIHTIESGRMMLQIEPVDLQAHLKQVLASYQEPLKAKQLSLQLNLPQTPAVVLADAAALTHVLDNLISNALKYSPRGGQVYLQITTTPGAITLRVQDSGAGVPLDEVERLFQKFTKLSTKPTEGESSNGLGLAIARKLIKLQQGDIWYEHHPGKGATFVIELPTPNHSIV from the coding sequence ATGAACGAACATACTTCCTCTACTATCCATAAACCGGTAGAATCAGCCTTAGAGAGCCAGCTTGGTATTTTTCGGGCGCTGATCGAGCATAGTTCGGATGTGATTATCATATCGGACGAAAACGGAATTGAGCGGTATATCAGCCCGTCGATTACCAACGTATTAGGCTACCAACCCGAAGAACTTCTCTCGCAAAGTCAATACTTGCTGCATCACCCCGACGACCGCGACCGGGTGCGCGACATTTTTTTCGGGTTTGTAAAAAGCCAGAGCAAGACACCGATTTCGTTTACATGGCGGTTTCTGCATAAAGATGGAAGCTGGCGCTGGATTGAAGCAACGGCGTCCAATCAACTGGATAATCCACTGATTCAGGGCATCATTCTCAACTTCCGGGACATATCGGAACGAAAAGCGCTCGAAGCCCGCATCGAACGTGATAGCATTCGATTCCGGGCTATTATGGATGCTATTCAGGATCAGATCCAGATTTTCGATGCCAATGGCAAGCTTTTGTTCGCCAACAAAATTCCCGACTATCTGGGTAATTCTCCTGAGCAAATCAACGAACGCGATGGGCTACTGTGGTTTGTTCATGAAGATGACCGTGAACGGGTCATTCTGGAATTTACGCAGCTCCTTACGGGCGAGGCAACCGAAGTACTGACCCAATACCGGGTTAGCAATCCACTCGGTGCTCCGCGTTATGTGGAAACCTTTGCATCGAATCAGCTAGCTAACGAAGCCATTGGCGGCATTCTGGCCAATGTGCGGGACATTACCGAACGCAAAGAATTTGAAGAAGCCCTTCGGCTGGCTAAAGAAAAAGCCGAAGCTGATGCGCTCGAAATTGAACGCAGCAATCTGGAAATCCGGCTCAGGAACCGCGATTTAAAGAAACTGAACGACGAAAAGAACGAACTGCTACAGATTGTATCACACGATCTAAAAAACCCGCTCTATAACCTCCAGCACGAGGTAAAGGGCATTCTGACATCACCAGCCGAAGCTATCTTACACGCACAGCGTGCCCTGGCATGTGCCGATAAAATGTTGACGCTCATTAACAACTTCCTGAGTATTCACACAATCGAATCGGGACGAATGATGCTACAGATAGAACCCGTCGACCTACAAGCACATCTTAAGCAGGTATTGGCGAGTTATCAGGAACCGTTGAAAGCCAAACAGCTTTCGCTCCAGTTGAACCTTCCTCAAACACCGGCCGTTGTGCTGGCCGATGCAGCCGCACTTACGCATGTGCTCGACAACCTGATTTCCAATGCCCTGAAATACTCGCCACGCGGAGGACAGGTTTACTTACAAATCACAACCACGCCTGGCGCCATAACGCTTCGCGTGCAGGATTCGGGCGCAGGCGTACCGCTGGACGAAGTAGAACGGCTTTTTCAGAAATTCACGAAATTATCGACCAAACCAACCGAAGGCGAAAGCTCCAATGGACTCGGACTAGCCATTGCCCGCAAGCTGATTAAACTTCAACAAGGCGACATCTGGTATGAACACCATCCGGGCAAAGGAGCCACATTTGTTATCGAACTACCAACGCCTAATCACTCAATTGTATGA
- a CDS encoding LytTR family DNA-binding domain-containing protein, whose translation MNVLIIEDEDFTADRLEELVHQYDASITILAKLPSVRDTVQWLRENLSTNRPQPDLIFMDIHLEDDLCFRIFEQVHLPVPVIFTTAFDEYMIKAFRVNSIDYLLKPVNYESLVAAMQKYQSLKRQFSQTDLDTLKEAMGIRRADYKTRFLINVGTRLRTIETIDIAYFYSEEKITFLVTKDNQRLPIDYSLDKLAPMLNPVDFFRANRQFLLSLPAIKNIHTYSNSKLKLELTPDPKTEVFISKEKVSSFKDWLDT comes from the coding sequence ATGAACGTACTGATCATTGAAGACGAAGATTTTACGGCCGACCGGCTCGAAGAACTGGTTCACCAATACGATGCCAGTATTACGATACTTGCCAAACTGCCGTCAGTACGCGATACGGTGCAATGGCTCCGTGAGAATTTATCGACGAACCGACCGCAACCCGATCTGATTTTTATGGACATCCACCTCGAAGATGATCTGTGTTTCCGCATCTTCGAGCAGGTTCACCTGCCCGTTCCGGTTATTTTTACTACGGCTTTCGATGAGTACATGATCAAAGCCTTTCGGGTCAACAGCATCGATTACCTGTTAAAACCCGTCAATTATGAGAGTCTTGTAGCTGCCATGCAAAAATACCAGTCGTTGAAACGGCAATTTTCGCAGACCGATCTGGATACGCTGAAAGAAGCGATGGGCATTCGCAGGGCGGACTATAAAACCCGGTTTCTGATCAACGTAGGAACCCGGCTACGCACCATCGAAACGATCGACATTGCGTACTTCTACAGCGAAGAAAAAATTACGTTTCTGGTCACCAAAGACAACCAGCGGCTTCCTATCGACTACAGTCTCGACAAACTGGCCCCCATGCTGAACCCTGTCGATTTTTTCCGGGCGAATCGACAGTTTCTGCTGTCGCTGCCCGCCATCAAAAACATCCATACTTACTCCAACAGTAAACTTAAACTGGAACTAACACCCGATCCCAAAACAGAGGTGTTCATCAGCAAAGAGAAAGTTTCTTCGTTTAAGGACTGGTTGGATACCTGA